One window of the Chryseotalea sp. WA131a genome contains the following:
- a CDS encoding gliding motility-associated C-terminal domain-containing protein, which yields MIRAFVFCLLLVIPFAVSFAQKDTWVEVNDGFAKCAAIGQSAGYAGWERDDFQVNNMIHLRGEVYASLEYGLNGSNTTSCSGGLFRHDTLRAKWTKVAEKPLNSLQLVTNGTTLYMLDRGEVYEFTKDYSAHPTGWKKISAAKLTKSSVFGSCSEGNPADGYQFQNSEAIGDTIYTVLESGKVGCWNYNQIGKFSTVSGQWTFDRFGPYPHQLMSASNIKSYKLVFADRIGGIFKYFVSYTRWGQEKCIPNYLWVWVPRSQKWENVSEGVSWKNMTGNSNPESCVNPSKPPINWGPSGGWTASWDKRDIYASSETGVYRWEGDKFYYIASYWGNAGIYPTANGIFTLPRGEILKLNPTTNVPIAELFDVACVHNTLRHFTSPDNGKTLYVVKDGMKDPQVCDWQTDKSAQLGIYRLTFDPDKPAKTRNLHVETATYVGGAGDNTPINTGVAGSHHVFVAGNFSEVKAPRPFIVKNFNGATASSRGRVIHFNTFGDTIISVTNLGNQIDDYEVQNFGQYRMVVGGDFGVSVLDSTGMNQLWNVPPSSLWGSGEINVDIDDNGHVVVLRSKQFKVFNANGVSLSGLVTLTDNYVNDITIKRDSVYVTGFNNGTLDGITCDLADPFNGLPVQSAFIKAYALVAGNLSFIFKTFGFAGSELGKDEADTRGYRINVGKDGKLYFLGEAAGGNSVFRWNGKETIANNGCTNPPTKLVTFDNFNTPFNTKSAHIAFFCTVNPRTGEVERGQYIIPRLSSGVSNSYRIKDGYIHADQKGYVYIGGASAAQFADRDVQHLNGILVDKYAGGDMVVLIVNPDYSIRTFWGTFSDELGTGVIRGFGIRDNIISTIGETSKGKMITGGTINGNFQKSNALNPEPFNLDMTDTNPLNDSYLAVWYQDVWRQAPKDTLEERKIDSNPVIDEEAANYRANFEATFTTACVGGSITFTNTSVGDSTNWVWNFGEGASLSPNTFGKGPFTVSYSTPGLKTVKLNVLLKTNVSDYEQKYNYINVLPADQALAAIQGPDLLCSGTKAIYRVDPVFGVDEYTWTVPAGVTILQGQGSASIEVAWGSAAGTISVAAKTPCGNTAPQQKSVNVIPITEKTVILVVGDETLSASDQSIKNRVETLGYSVLPIADEKINEAHGSCAAMIIISASSDPLLINYQLLNATVPIISYLGSLFDELGLTNGTTDVHLGTQLNQTQLNMVDNTHELGKGLTTGDVTVYTNPHSVNWGKPATAGIVIATIKGTPEKISIVGYEQGTALFGLTSPARRVGFYMSNEGVLDLTTDGIKLLEQAICWATYSCPTDVTVETLALTTSSYCPGSEINVPFTATGTFDTRNIFTAQLSNRDGNFTAPIVIGTLAGTTSGVIVGKIPTNVLAGTNYKVRVVSSSPSFKGIISSTTIFIQARPSNPSMISGNALACSGSTVQSYTVDEVPGATSYTWDIPLGTSMAGFPNQTTVTTISRTVTIDFGTGTSNSILVYANNACGKSEEPARLLVEITGKPPAKPAAMVGNTVVCPNTQDEVYSVSPVAFASSYSWTLSSGLTGTSATNSIEVDFNGTGTVTLSVKAIGACGESEAQSLTVTINPDCNLADADFSSTTTVCTNTPVTFTDASVGATSWTWNFGDGAVPASISGFGAAKTPPSVIYTTPGLKTVTLIINEGTSFENKETKVEYITVSPKPLLPSIIQSSGNAIACGNSSTVNFSISAVQYADADKYLWKLPTGATGSSTTTIIDVDFTAAASGYVSVAGVNQCGPGPQSSYYVQLNSLTENPKPIVGPIEVCANAMGITYEIPVVKDATSYIWQMSSGVTGTSTTHVISLDFTSAGVKSISVKASNGCTESAAATIDVTVLPGSAILNTSIAGPELICAGTTQVSYSIPPVVGATTYNWVLPSGASGSSTTNTIAVNFANPLTGKISVSAVLTCGASSSVELPITVEEGNSTPPDILGPAAVCPSQTGVVYEVTPDTNEYRWTLPEGATGSSTSNAITVDFGTTLAGSLSVSGVYACGVGAPATLAIALLESTPLLGNISGKGRLCPQAANESYTVEPLEGVTQYIWTLPQGAVGTSTSSIINIDFSAAQSGDLSVKGVTGCGFTTVSTLPIVIANGDNSKTKLVGETIICPNTTQVRYAVEGISNVLNYTWALPLHAVGSSTGSFILIDFGALIQSSKIDVMATMECGAPILLSLPITVPEPIGSPSFIDGNNFVCKESQTDYRIEPIKNAIEYRWTLPVGATASGATNTNTITLRVKRELSGDLCVRAVGTCGEGEPVCLPITLNTDPKGECEVFVPNAFSPNNDGSNEVWQISGLKNYTNISVKVFNRWGSLVYDKTSYDSPWDGTVSGKKLASGTYYYIIVLDDEEPRKGSLSILYDNN from the coding sequence ATGATTCGTGCTTTTGTTTTTTGTCTCCTGCTTGTTATTCCATTCGCTGTTTCATTCGCACAAAAAGATACTTGGGTAGAAGTGAACGATGGCTTCGCCAAATGTGCTGCGATCGGCCAAAGTGCTGGCTACGCTGGCTGGGAACGTGATGATTTTCAGGTCAATAACATGATTCATCTCCGTGGCGAGGTATACGCCTCCCTCGAGTATGGTTTAAATGGGTCCAACACTACATCGTGCAGCGGTGGCCTATTCAGGCATGATACGTTGCGCGCCAAATGGACTAAGGTAGCAGAGAAGCCGCTCAATAGTCTGCAGTTGGTTACCAATGGCACTACCCTCTACATGCTGGATAGAGGCGAGGTATATGAATTTACAAAAGATTATTCAGCCCACCCTACTGGCTGGAAAAAAATCAGCGCGGCCAAGCTTACCAAATCATCCGTGTTCGGTTCATGTTCAGAAGGCAATCCTGCAGATGGCTATCAATTTCAAAACTCAGAGGCCATTGGCGACACGATTTATACAGTATTGGAAAGTGGTAAAGTGGGGTGCTGGAATTACAATCAAATTGGCAAGTTCAGTACAGTCTCAGGTCAATGGACTTTTGATAGATTTGGTCCCTATCCGCACCAACTGATGAGTGCGTCAAACATCAAGAGCTATAAGCTGGTATTTGCCGACCGCATCGGTGGCATTTTCAAATACTTTGTTTCATATACACGCTGGGGGCAGGAGAAATGTATCCCTAACTACCTGTGGGTATGGGTCCCTCGCTCGCAAAAATGGGAGAACGTTTCGGAAGGTGTAAGCTGGAAAAACATGACCGGCAACAGCAATCCCGAGAGCTGTGTCAATCCAAGTAAGCCACCTATCAACTGGGGGCCGAGCGGTGGATGGACAGCCAGTTGGGACAAACGCGATATCTATGCTTCATCTGAAACAGGCGTGTATCGATGGGAGGGAGACAAGTTTTATTATATAGCCTCTTACTGGGGCAATGCAGGCATTTACCCAACAGCCAACGGCATTTTTACTTTACCACGCGGTGAGATATTAAAATTAAACCCCACCACCAATGTGCCCATAGCTGAACTTTTTGATGTGGCGTGCGTCCACAACACTTTGCGCCATTTCACCTCGCCTGATAACGGCAAGACGCTGTATGTGGTAAAAGATGGAATGAAAGACCCACAGGTATGCGATTGGCAAACAGACAAGAGCGCACAGCTTGGCATCTATCGGTTGACGTTCGACCCCGACAAACCGGCCAAAACAAGAAACCTGCATGTGGAAACAGCTACCTACGTGGGTGGTGCAGGAGACAACACGCCTATTAACACCGGTGTCGCGGGCAGCCACCATGTTTTTGTGGCCGGCAATTTTAGTGAAGTAAAAGCACCGAGGCCATTTATCGTCAAGAATTTTAATGGCGCAACTGCCAGTAGTAGAGGTCGCGTGATTCACTTCAACACGTTTGGCGATACCATCATCAGCGTAACCAACTTGGGCAATCAGATTGATGATTATGAAGTGCAGAATTTTGGTCAGTACAGAATGGTGGTAGGTGGCGATTTCGGGGTTTCTGTTTTGGATTCTACAGGTATGAATCAACTATGGAATGTTCCACCATCCAGTCTGTGGGGTTCGGGCGAAATCAATGTTGATATTGACGATAACGGTCACGTGGTAGTCCTTCGCAGCAAGCAATTTAAAGTATTCAATGCCAATGGCGTTTCCTTATCGGGATTGGTTACGCTCACCGATAATTATGTGAATGACATTACCATCAAACGAGATTCCGTTTATGTGACTGGTTTTAATAATGGCACGCTCGATGGCATCACTTGTGACCTAGCCGACCCGTTCAATGGATTGCCCGTGCAGTCGGCTTTTATAAAAGCATACGCATTAGTAGCAGGTAATCTAAGCTTTATCTTTAAAACATTTGGTTTTGCAGGAAGCGAACTGGGTAAAGATGAAGCTGATACACGGGGATACCGAATCAATGTTGGAAAAGATGGCAAACTGTATTTCCTTGGCGAGGCGGCCGGTGGCAATAGCGTATTTCGGTGGAATGGAAAAGAAACCATTGCCAACAATGGGTGCACGAACCCGCCAACCAAACTAGTGACCTTTGATAATTTCAACACGCCCTTCAATACAAAATCGGCACACATTGCTTTTTTCTGTACAGTAAATCCCCGCACGGGTGAAGTAGAGCGCGGCCAATACATTATTCCACGTTTGTCAAGTGGTGTCAGCAACTCTTACCGCATCAAAGATGGCTACATCCATGCTGACCAAAAAGGGTATGTATATATTGGCGGGGCTTCGGCCGCTCAGTTTGCAGACCGTGATGTACAGCATTTGAATGGGATATTGGTGGACAAGTATGCTGGTGGAGATATGGTAGTGCTCATCGTAAATCCTGATTACAGCATTCGGACTTTCTGGGGAACATTTTCAGATGAATTGGGAACGGGTGTGATAAGAGGTTTCGGTATTCGCGACAACATCATTAGCACGATTGGTGAAACAAGCAAAGGCAAAATGATTACAGGTGGAACAATCAACGGAAACTTTCAAAAAAGCAATGCCTTAAACCCTGAACCGTTCAATTTGGATATGACCGACACCAATCCATTGAATGATTCCTACCTCGCGGTATGGTACCAAGATGTTTGGCGGCAGGCACCGAAGGACACGCTGGAAGAGCGCAAGATTGATAGCAATCCCGTAATCGATGAAGAAGCTGCGAACTACCGCGCAAACTTTGAAGCCACTTTCACAACAGCATGCGTGGGGGGCTCGATAACATTTACGAATACATCCGTGGGCGATTCTACCAACTGGGTTTGGAATTTTGGAGAGGGTGCCTCGCTATCGCCTAACACTTTTGGAAAAGGCCCATTTACGGTAAGCTACTCCACACCAGGTTTGAAGACCGTAAAATTGAATGTGCTGCTCAAAACCAACGTGAGCGATTACGAGCAAAAATATAATTACATCAATGTGTTACCGGCAGACCAAGCACTAGCTGCCATACAGGGCCCTGATTTACTCTGCAGCGGAACAAAGGCAATCTATCGTGTTGACCCTGTATTTGGTGTAGATGAATATACTTGGACAGTGCCAGCCGGAGTAACCATTTTGCAAGGGCAAGGCAGTGCGTCCATTGAAGTGGCATGGGGTAGTGCAGCGGGTACGATTTCAGTGGCGGCAAAAACACCCTGTGGCAATACCGCACCGCAGCAAAAGTCAGTGAATGTGATACCCATCACAGAAAAGACGGTCATATTGGTGGTGGGTGATGAGACGCTCAGTGCAAGTGACCAATCCATTAAAAATAGAGTAGAAACACTAGGATATTCTGTGCTGCCTATTGCCGATGAAAAAATAAACGAAGCGCATGGCAGTTGTGCCGCCATGATTATTATTTCGGCTTCATCCGACCCGCTTTTAATCAACTACCAACTTCTCAATGCAACTGTTCCCATCATTTCCTATTTGGGTTCTTTGTTTGATGAGCTCGGCCTTACTAATGGCACCACCGATGTTCATTTGGGCACGCAGCTCAACCAAACGCAGTTAAACATGGTTGACAACACGCACGAACTTGGTAAAGGACTAACCACCGGAGATGTGACGGTGTACACCAATCCCCATTCGGTAAACTGGGGCAAGCCCGCAACAGCAGGCATTGTAATAGCTACCATCAAAGGCACACCTGAAAAAATTTCTATTGTAGGATACGAGCAAGGCACAGCCCTATTCGGGCTCACCTCACCTGCCAGAAGGGTTGGTTTTTATATGAGCAATGAAGGTGTTTTGGATTTAACCACAGATGGTATTAAACTCTTAGAGCAAGCAATCTGTTGGGCAACGTATAGCTGCCCTACCGATGTGACCGTTGAAACACTGGCCTTAACCACTAGCTCTTATTGTCCGGGAAGTGAAATAAATGTCCCGTTCACGGCAACGGGAACTTTTGACACGCGGAATATTTTCACTGCGCAACTTTCAAACCGCGATGGTAATTTCACTGCGCCAATTGTAATTGGCACGTTGGCCGGAACAACATCGGGAGTGATTGTTGGAAAAATTCCTACTAATGTTTTGGCAGGAACAAATTATAAGGTGCGCGTTGTATCGAGCAGCCCCTCTTTCAAAGGAATCATTAGCTCTACTACTATTTTTATTCAAGCACGGCCATCCAATCCATCCATGATTAGCGGTAATGCATTGGCATGTAGCGGCTCTACCGTTCAATCATATACCGTTGATGAAGTGCCAGGCGCTACATCTTATACGTGGGACATTCCATTGGGCACATCCATGGCGGGGTTCCCCAACCAAACAACCGTTACAACCATAAGCCGAACAGTAACCATTGATTTTGGAACGGGAACGAGCAATTCTATTTTGGTGTATGCAAACAATGCGTGCGGCAAAAGTGAAGAGCCCGCCCGATTGTTGGTTGAAATCACTGGAAAGCCACCCGCAAAACCCGCTGCCATGGTGGGCAATACAGTGGTCTGTCCTAACACACAAGACGAAGTCTATTCTGTTTCTCCAGTTGCGTTTGCGAGCAGCTATAGCTGGACGTTATCATCGGGCTTAACAGGAACGTCTGCTACTAATTCCATCGAAGTGGATTTTAATGGCACAGGCACTGTTACGCTAAGCGTAAAGGCAATAGGCGCATGTGGCGAAAGCGAGGCACAAAGCCTAACCGTTACTATCAACCCAGATTGCAATTTGGCCGATGCTGATTTTAGTTCAACTACTACGGTTTGCACAAATACACCCGTTACGTTTACCGATGCTTCCGTTGGGGCAACATCATGGACGTGGAATTTTGGTGATGGCGCTGTGCCAGCAAGCATTAGTGGGTTTGGCGCTGCCAAAACACCACCGTCAGTGATTTACACTACACCCGGTTTAAAAACGGTAACGCTCATCATCAATGAAGGCACCTCATTTGAAAATAAAGAAACAAAAGTCGAATACATAACGGTATCGCCTAAGCCTCTCTTGCCATCGATTATACAAAGTTCGGGCAATGCCATTGCGTGCGGCAATTCAAGTACCGTTAATTTCAGTATTTCTGCCGTGCAATATGCCGATGCCGACAAGTATCTTTGGAAGTTGCCCACCGGTGCCACTGGCAGCTCTACCACCACTATCATTGATGTTGATTTTACGGCCGCTGCAAGTGGATATGTTTCCGTAGCAGGCGTGAACCAATGCGGCCCAGGCCCTCAAAGTTCCTATTATGTACAGTTGAATTCCCTAACGGAAAATCCAAAGCCCATTGTCGGGCCAATAGAGGTCTGCGCAAATGCAATGGGCATTACGTATGAAATACCCGTGGTAAAAGATGCAACGAGCTATATATGGCAAATGAGTTCAGGCGTAACGGGTACCTCCACCACCCATGTAATCTCCCTCGACTTTACGAGTGCAGGTGTAAAAAGCATTAGCGTGAAAGCCAGCAATGGATGCACCGAAAGTGCTGCGGCCACGATAGATGTTACGGTTTTACCTGGTTCGGCCATCTTGAACACATCTATCGCAGGTCCTGAATTGATTTGTGCAGGCACTACGCAAGTGAGTTATAGCATTCCGCCTGTCGTTGGTGCCACCACCTACAACTGGGTATTGCCCAGCGGTGCCAGCGGCTCATCCACCACAAATACCATCGCAGTCAACTTTGCCAATCCGCTTACTGGAAAAATAAGTGTTTCGGCAGTACTCACCTGCGGAGCAAGTTCCTCGGTTGAATTGCCCATCACGGTGGAGGAAGGAAATTCAACACCGCCAGATATCTTGGGGCCTGCGGCTGTTTGTCCAAGTCAAACCGGAGTAGTGTATGAAGTAACACCCGATACCAATGAATATCGCTGGACATTGCCAGAGGGTGCAACAGGCAGCTCAACCAGCAACGCAATAACTGTTGACTTTGGCACCACCCTAGCTGGCAGCTTAAGCGTATCGGGCGTTTATGCCTGTGGCGTAGGTGCGCCAGCTACTCTTGCCATTGCATTGTTGGAAAGTACTCCGCTATTGGGCAACATCAGTGGCAAAGGGCGCCTTTGTCCGCAAGCCGCGAATGAATCCTACACTGTTGAACCTTTAGAAGGTGTTACCCAATATATTTGGACGTTGCCCCAAGGTGCAGTGGGCACATCTACCTCCTCCATTATCAACATCGATTTTTCTGCTGCCCAAAGTGGAGACCTTTCGGTGAAGGGCGTGACGGGTTGTGGATTTACCACGGTGAGTACATTGCCTATTGTGATAGCGAATGGAGATAATTCAAAAACCAAGCTGGTGGGAGAAACAATCATTTGCCCTAACACTACGCAAGTTCGATATGCCGTTGAAGGCATTTCGAATGTTCTCAATTACACTTGGGCATTGCCGCTGCATGCTGTAGGTTCAAGCACGGGCTCATTTATCCTAATTGATTTTGGTGCACTTATTCAGTCTTCAAAAATTGACGTAATGGCCACCATGGAATGCGGTGCCCCGATTTTACTCAGCTTACCTATTACAGTGCCAGAACCAATTGGCTCACCCTCCTTCATTGACGGAAACAATTTTGTTTGCAAAGAATCACAAACCGATTATCGCATTGAGCCCATCAAAAATGCGATTGAATACCGATGGACACTACCCGTTGGGGCAACGGCCTCGGGGGCGACAAATACAAACACGATTACGTTGCGCGTAAAGCGAGAACTGTCCGGTGACTTATGTGTTCGTGCCGTGGGCACTTGTGGCGAAGGCGAACCGGTTTGCTTGCCCATTACCCTCAACACCGACCCGAAAGGAGAGTGCGAGGTTTTTGTTCCCAATGCGTTCAGCCCCAACAATGACGGAAGCAATGAGGTATGGCAAATAAGTGGATTGAAGAACTATACCAACATCAGCGTAAAAGTATTTAACAGATGGGGAAGTTTAGTCTATGATAAGACGAGCTACGATTCACCTTGGGATGGAACGGTAAGCGGTAAGAAGCTGGCTTCAGGTACTTACTACTACATCATTGTGCTAGATGATGAGGAGCCGCGCAAAGGTTCTCTTAGTATCTTGTATGATAACAATTGA
- a CDS encoding DUF1573 domain-containing protein codes for MKRWLLMCIVACPIFGWSQLAEPIQFIEKVHDFGEILEVNGLAVFDFTFTNRATRPVKILTVQPSCGCTIPDWTKQQTPPGKTGFIRVSYNPKDRPGYFDKTLSITTDFDASPIILRIKGNVVTAKTTNTPYDLLIENGHLLFRNTSFNVGKVFINKEPMSAEFPTFNKGKDTIKILAVIAPTHIKVQIPAKVFPSTQVKIKITYDAQLKNQYGFLSDNIVFKTNDESQPDKSFSVYATVEEAFPTLSPDEQTKAAAFKLENYSVDMGTIKPGIVANLTISYRNSGKKPLIIRHMQSNCTCLTIKPEAKNLQPGEVAQLQISFDPTGREGLQNKAITIYSTDPFNPVQRLMIKLVIE; via the coding sequence ATGAAAAGATGGTTGTTGATGTGTATTGTGGCTTGCCCCATTTTTGGATGGTCGCAGTTGGCAGAGCCCATTCAGTTCATCGAGAAAGTTCACGACTTTGGTGAGATACTAGAAGTTAATGGTTTGGCGGTTTTTGATTTTACATTCACTAACCGTGCCACGCGACCAGTAAAAATATTAACCGTACAGCCTTCGTGTGGCTGCACAATCCCCGACTGGACTAAGCAGCAAACACCTCCGGGAAAAACAGGCTTTATTCGTGTAAGCTATAACCCCAAAGACCGCCCCGGATATTTTGATAAAACCCTTTCCATCACTACAGATTTTGATGCCAGTCCGATTATTCTTCGCATAAAGGGCAATGTGGTAACAGCCAAAACAACCAATACGCCATACGATTTGTTAATTGAGAATGGCCATTTGCTTTTTCGGAATACCTCTTTTAATGTGGGCAAAGTTTTTATTAACAAAGAACCGATGTCTGCCGAATTCCCAACGTTCAATAAAGGAAAAGACACCATCAAAATTTTAGCTGTAATTGCCCCGACACATATCAAGGTGCAAATTCCGGCTAAAGTTTTTCCCTCCACGCAAGTGAAAATAAAAATCACCTATGATGCGCAACTAAAAAATCAATACGGGTTTCTTTCCGATAACATTGTTTTTAAAACCAATGATGAATCGCAACCGGATAAATCATTTTCGGTGTATGCCACAGTGGAAGAAGCTTTTCCTACTCTTTCCCCCGATGAGCAGACGAAAGCCGCTGCGTTTAAGTTAGAAAATTATTCGGTTGACATGGGTACAATTAAACCGGGTATTGTTGCTAATCTTACTATCTCGTATCGCAATAGTGGAAAAAAACCTTTGATCATTCGTCATATGCAAAGCAACTGTACGTGTTTAACGATTAAGCCTGAAGCCAAAAATCTGCAGCCTGGAGAAGTGGCACAATTGCAAATCAGTTTCGATCCAACAGGTAGAGAAGGCTTACAGAACAAAGCGATTACAATTTACTCTACTGACCCGTTTAACCCCGTGCAACGATTGATGATTAAGTTGGTGATCGAATAA
- the trpS gene encoding tryptophan--tRNA ligase yields MSRILTGIQSSGRPHLGNLLGAIVPAIKLSQQAGNESFFFIADLHSLTSIKDAKQRIDNVNAVASAWLAFGFDTKKNLLYRQSRIPEVTELAWYLSCFTPFPMLANAHSFKDKSERLADVNAGLFTYPVLMTADIILYDAHFVPVGKDQRQHLEMARDIATSFNNLYGEMFVVPEARIEESVMTIPGTDGQKMSKSYGNIIDIFLPDKELRKQIMSIVTDSTSMEAPKNPDTDNVFGIYKLVATPEQTEVLKQKYLAGNFGYGHAKQELFDLIIAKYAKEREAFNFYMSNLPELEKKLKTSEDKAKVIANKVLTKVRGKLGFS; encoded by the coding sequence ATGTCTCGAATACTTACCGGAATACAAAGTAGTGGCAGGCCACATCTTGGTAACTTGCTGGGTGCCATCGTACCTGCTATTAAGCTTTCGCAACAAGCAGGCAACGAATCATTTTTCTTTATTGCCGATTTACACTCACTTACTTCTATAAAAGACGCGAAGCAACGGATTGATAACGTAAACGCAGTGGCATCCGCGTGGCTGGCGTTTGGATTTGATACGAAAAAAAACCTTCTCTATCGGCAGAGCCGCATCCCCGAAGTAACGGAACTGGCTTGGTATCTCAGTTGCTTTACGCCTTTCCCCATGTTGGCCAATGCACATTCGTTCAAAGACAAGTCAGAAAGGCTGGCGGATGTAAATGCCGGGTTGTTTACCTACCCCGTGCTGATGACCGCTGATATTATTTTATACGATGCCCATTTTGTGCCTGTTGGCAAAGATCAGCGACAACATTTGGAAATGGCCCGCGACATTGCCACGAGCTTCAATAACTTGTATGGCGAAATGTTTGTGGTGCCAGAAGCGCGCATTGAAGAAAGTGTAATGACCATACCTGGAACAGATGGACAAAAGATGAGTAAATCGTATGGCAACATCATCGACATCTTTTTGCCCGACAAAGAATTGCGCAAGCAGATTATGTCTATTGTTACGGACAGTACCTCGATGGAAGCGCCAAAAAATCCAGATACAGACAATGTATTTGGTATCTACAAATTAGTGGCTACACCTGAACAAACCGAAGTACTCAAACAAAAATACTTGGCCGGTAATTTTGGTTACGGTCATGCCAAGCAAGAGTTGTTTGATTTGATCATTGCCAAGTATGCTAAAGAGCGTGAGGCTTTTAACTTTTACATGAGCAATTTACCAGAGTTGGAGAAGAAATTAAAGACCAGTGAGGATAAAGCTAAAGTAATTGCTAACAAAGTGCTGACAAAGGTTAGAGGGAAGTTGGGGTTTAGTTAA
- the hppD gene encoding 4-hydroxyphenylpyruvate dioxygenase, translating to MSQDDFLPINGTDHIEFYVGNAKQASLFYQHCFGFELVAYAGPETGVRDRASYVLKQHKIRFVLTSSLLPDTEINRHVQKHGDGVKVLALWVEDATKSFQETILRGAEVAAEPKKLSDENGEVVISSIKTYGDTIHTFVERKNYKGVFLPGYKPAKSIFKAMPIGLKHVDHCVGNVELGHMNKWVKFYEDVMGFKLLITFDDKDISTEYSSLMSKVVSNGNGYIKFPINEPASGKKKSQIEEYLDFYKGAGVQHIAIATDDIIYTVSELKKRGVEFLHVPEVYYNDVKERVGHINEDWKELQKLNILIDRDEEGYLLQIFSKPVQDRPTLFFEIIERNGAKSFGKGNFKALFEAIEHEQELRGNL from the coding sequence ATGTCACAAGACGACTTCCTCCCCATCAACGGCACAGACCACATTGAATTTTATGTAGGCAACGCCAAGCAAGCATCGCTCTTTTACCAACATTGCTTTGGTTTTGAATTGGTAGCCTATGCTGGCCCCGAAACTGGCGTGAGGGATCGTGCCTCCTATGTATTGAAGCAACACAAAATTCGCTTTGTGCTAACCTCCTCCTTGTTGCCGGACACCGAGATCAATCGTCATGTGCAAAAACATGGTGATGGTGTGAAAGTTTTGGCCCTGTGGGTAGAGGATGCCACCAAGTCATTTCAAGAAACGATTTTGCGCGGAGCAGAAGTTGCCGCTGAACCTAAAAAACTAAGTGACGAAAATGGTGAAGTGGTAATCTCTTCTATTAAAACCTATGGCGATACCATTCACACGTTCGTGGAGCGTAAAAACTACAAAGGTGTCTTTTTGCCGGGATACAAACCTGCAAAAAGTATTTTCAAGGCAATGCCTATTGGGCTGAAACATGTTGACCACTGCGTGGGAAACGTTGAGCTCGGCCACATGAATAAGTGGGTGAAATTTTACGAAGATGTGATGGGCTTTAAACTGCTCATCACCTTTGATGACAAAGATATTTCCACTGAGTATAGTTCTCTCATGAGCAAAGTGGTATCGAATGGAAATGGGTACATCAAATTCCCCATCAACGAACCAGCCAGCGGAAAAAAGAAATCGCAAATAGAAGAATACTTGGATTTTTACAAAGGCGCAGGGGTACAGCACATCGCCATCGCCACGGATGATATCATTTATACTGTAAGTGAATTGAAAAAACGAGGTGTAGAATTTCTGCACGTGCCCGAAGTCTATTACAACGATGTGAAAGAACGCGTTGGGCACATCAACGAAGATTGGAAGGAACTACAAAAACTCAACATCTTAATTGACCGAGATGAGGAGGGATATTTACTTCAGATATTCTCTAAGCCTGTGCAAGACAGGCCTACATTATTTTTTGAAATCATTGAGCGCAACGGAGCCAAATCATTTGGTAAAGGAAATTTTAAGGCATTATTTGAAGCCATCGAGCATGAGCAGGAATTGAGGGGGAATTTGTAA
- a CDS encoding PIN domain-containing protein encodes MSSTTARKCFFDSNVVLYLVGEDKAKKERAVSLLSLESIISTQVVNENVNVCLKKFKFTKEKTFSHANFLINRLNLVLIDEATITTSFDIYSKYSISYWDSLIVASALNSGCEILYSEDMQDGLIIEGTLTIKNPFT; translated from the coding sequence ATGAGCTCTACGACCGCCCGTAAGTGCTTCTTTGATAGTAATGTAGTCTTATATTTAGTAGGAGAAGATAAGGCTAAGAAAGAAAGGGCTGTTTCGCTGCTAAGCTTAGAATCAATCATTAGCACTCAAGTAGTTAATGAAAATGTAAACGTTTGCCTTAAGAAATTTAAATTCACAAAGGAAAAAACATTTTCTCATGCAAACTTTCTAATTAATCGATTAAACCTAGTTTTAATTGATGAAGCGACTATTACCACTTCGTTCGATATTTATTCAAAATATTCTATAAGCTACTGGGATAGTCTAATTGTTGCTTCTGCCCTAAATAGTGGTTGTGAAATCCTTTATTCCGAAGACATGCAGGACGGTCTAATCATTGAAGGCACACTTACCATAAAAAACCCCTTTACATGA
- a CDS encoding cupin domain-containing protein yields the protein MNHNLKDIPSREVFPGFVGQFIHSERMTFAYWKIKKGSALPEHSHVHEQVVNMLEGEFELTVEGKSNILAPGMVYTIPSNVKHAGRAITDCKILDVFNPLREDYK from the coding sequence ATGAATCACAATTTAAAAGACATACCCTCCAGAGAAGTCTTTCCAGGTTTTGTAGGCCAGTTCATCCACAGCGAACGAATGACATTTGCCTATTGGAAAATCAAAAAAGGAAGCGCTTTGCCGGAGCATTCTCATGTTCATGAACAAGTGGTGAACATGTTGGAGGGAGAATTTGAATTAACCGTGGAGGGGAAATCAAACATTCTAGCACCTGGTATGGTTTATACCATTCCATCCAATGTAAAGCACGCAGGGCGCGCCATTACTGATTGTAAAATATTAGATGTGTTCAATCCCCTCCGAGAAGATTATAAATAA